Proteins encoded by one window of Pseudomonas sp. PSKL.D1:
- the pdxA gene encoding 4-hydroxythreonine-4-phosphate dehydrogenase PdxA, giving the protein MKPLRFAVTPGEPAGIGPDLCLLLAADAQPHPLIAITSRDLLAERATQLGLAVSLVPVTPEQWPDQPAPAGSLYVWDTPLAAPVVPGELNKANAAFVLQTLTRAGQGCLDGHFAGMITAPVHKGVINESGIAFSGHTEFLAELTQTAQVVMMLATRGLRVALVTTHLPLRDIADAITAERVERVTRILHADMRDKFGIANPRILVCGLNPHAGEGGHLGREEIDIIEPTLQRLRAEGMDLRGPLPADTLFTPKYLEHCDAVLAMYHDQGLPVLKYKGFGAAVNVTLGLPIIRTSVDHGTALDLAGTGKVDTGSLRVALETAYQMAETRP; this is encoded by the coding sequence GTGAAGCCCCTGCGCTTCGCCGTCACCCCCGGCGAACCAGCCGGCATAGGCCCCGACCTGTGCCTGCTGCTCGCCGCCGACGCCCAGCCCCACCCCCTGATCGCCATCACCAGCCGTGACCTGCTCGCCGAGCGGGCCACGCAGCTGGGGCTGGCTGTCAGCCTCGTGCCGGTTACGCCAGAGCAATGGCCCGACCAACCAGCCCCAGCCGGTAGCCTGTATGTCTGGGATACCCCGCTGGCCGCACCGGTGGTGCCAGGTGAGCTGAACAAGGCCAATGCCGCCTTCGTGCTACAAACCCTGACCCGCGCCGGGCAAGGCTGCCTTGACGGGCATTTTGCCGGCATGATCACCGCCCCGGTACACAAGGGCGTGATCAACGAAAGCGGCATCGCCTTCTCCGGCCATACCGAGTTCCTGGCTGAACTGACCCAAACGGCACAAGTGGTGATGATGCTGGCCACCCGTGGCCTGCGCGTGGCCCTGGTGACCACGCACCTGCCATTGCGGGACATCGCCGACGCCATCACTGCCGAACGTGTGGAGCGGGTCACCCGCATTCTGCATGCCGACATGCGTGACAAGTTTGGCATCGCCAACCCGCGCATCCTGGTTTGCGGCCTCAACCCGCACGCCGGGGAAGGCGGCCATCTGGGCCGCGAAGAAATCGACATCATCGAGCCGACGCTGCAACGCTTGCGCGCCGAAGGCATGGACCTGCGTGGCCCACTGCCGGCCGATACCCTGTTTACCCCCAAATATCTGGAGCACTGCGACGCAGTGCTGGCGATGTACCACGACCAAGGCCTGCCCGTACTCAAATACAAAGGCTTTGGCGCAGCGGTCAACGTGACATTGGGCCTGCCGATCATCCGCACCTCGGTTGACCACGGCACCGCCCTGGACCTTGCCGGCACCGGCAAGGTCGACACTGGCAGCCTGCGCGTCGCCCTTGAAACTGCCTACCAGATGGCCGAGACCCGACCATGA